The Leptospira stimsonii genome includes the window ACACATTTTCCAAAGAATGTCTGACCTGGTAAGTTCCTTATTCTACCCGTGAAGTAGGTGGATTTCCAAATGACCTTTCTGGGGAATCGAGTTCGGCGAGCAGATTCCGGAAAACGGTGTTTTGAAAAAAAAAGACGAAAAAGTCGAAGGGGCCTCTCCATTTTTCTCTGCTAAATTATGACAAAGAAGAATCCATTCGGATCGTGGACGGAACTCCGGATCGGTTTTCCTTGGATCGGGGAGAATCCGATCTCGCAAAAGCACATGCCGATTTATGGAAATAAAAGTAGGAACTCCTCTTTTTCAGAAGATGGACCGAAAGGATTCTTGGAACGTTTCCGGGTCTTTTCTAAGGAATCTTCGAACAATCAACTCGCTCTCAAACATTGAAAAGTCGAAACACGAACTTCTTCCATTCACAACTCCTTGCCTCAATCGATTCTTCAAGCTTCTTATGGGGAAACATTGGAAGATCTTCTTGGATGTATTCCTGAACGAAAAATTCGATCCCAAGTTTGTATCAAATTGTATCTCATTTTATAGAACCAAATTTTTAAAAAAAGAAGAATCTAACGGCGAATCTTTTCTCTTATCAAAGCGGCTTTGATTCTTAGGAGATATTGTCCATCGTAAATACGTCTTATTTCTTGTAAAGTCAACGGACAATATTACAATTTTCGAATTATATAATATTTGTTAAATTATAAATTAACGTATCTTGCGGGAACGGACGGAAGCCAAAAGACGTTTTGTTTTATCCATTCTCAAGAAGAAAAGAGAAAAGCTCTGAAAGAATATTCAAAAATCTACGAACAAGTGTTATTCGTATTTTCTTATAAATGGAGAATCAAAAACGAAAAAGAATGCAAAAAAGCATTACTCAAATAGTTAATGCATCAGAGATTTTACATTCTTTTTACTTCTCAAAGAAGAGAAAGAATGTTGAGTCCATCTTAAACAAACAGGAGATACTAAATGGTATCAGGAATAACACTCATCGTGCTCAGCATCCTTGCTGTGCCTTCTTTGCTTTTGGCAAAAAAACCGGATGCAAAGGAATTGCTCGCTAAGATTGCACCGTATCAAGGATGGATCGGACTCGTTTTTTGCTTCTGGGGAATTTATGGAATCGTTTTCCAAGGCCTTCTCGGACTCGGCTGGCTACCAAATTGGCCAATCTATTGGGTAACCGCTCTTGCAGGAAACATCGTGCAGGCTGTTCTCGGATTCATTCTCGGATTCGGAACCATCTCTACCTATGTTCTCTCTAAAAACGAAGAAGCCAAAAAGAAAGGAGCAGAACTTCTTGCGAAATTGGCTCCCATCCAAGGTAAGTTGGGAATTTTTGGAATTGCAGTGGGAATCTGGACCATCGTAGCTTCTTTTCTTTTTTACGGAGCGTAATTCCATTTTCCGGGTGACGACGTTTCACCCGGACTTTCTCTGCGAATTAAGAATTGCCTTCTTTTGAAAAAACGACGTCTATAGTCGTTTTAGAATGCAAATCCACACAGCGCTCCAAACGATCTCCGAACTCAAAAATAAACGATTCCCGGAAATTGATCAATTCCCAAAACACTTTGTCGACGATCGATTTCCTATCGACGTCCAAAATTCTTATACCATCCAAAAAGAATTCTCCGTAAAAGGAGTTTCCACTTTGGAGAATCAATCCTCGAAGATTCGAGTAAAACCTTCCTCCGGATCGTTTTCCAAATTCTCTTATTCTCAAAAGACTCTCGAACTCAGGCCTGAATATTGTATAAAAGGAAATCATAATATACAACTGGGTGAAGTAAAGATCATAGAACATCCGATCGCGTTGCAATCGGCTTTCGGTCTTTATCTGGATTTTGAATTGGAGAAGTCGAGTTTCCCCACGTTTGATTTTTGCGATCAGGTTTATTTGGACGGATTGGAGAACAATCTCCAAAAAATCGGGGAAGTTCCTTTGATTACCGTCGCAAGATCATTCGCGATGAGCTGGGAAAAAGGATATTGTATTTTAGAACCAGACGAAGGAGATCGAAAGTTGATCCTGGATCATCAGGTGAGTTATCCCGGTTCGACGGTCGGAAATTCCAGAATCAGAACCGAAATGACTCCTGAGATCTTCTCTTTTATCGCCTCGGCAAGAACGACCGCGTTTCGTCCCGGAGAAGAGGCTGAAAAATTCTATCAGATCGGCCTCGCGGGTGGGTTGAAGGATTATCCATTTACTTTGGAAAACGTGATTTTGTTAAACGAAGAGAAAATTTTCAACCCGAGAGAGAAGTTCGCTCACGAAGGGAAGAATTATGAATTTCTCGCACACGAATTGATCGATATCTTAGCTTGGATTCGATTTCTGGAAGAAGAATACAAAGGAAGATTCGTCGGAAGGATGACTACTTTTCTCTTTGATCATCATAAACAGATCGATATCGCTCAGTTCGTATGCGATCGAAACCGATTCTCCGAAATCGGAATTAAAACTCTCTAATATTCTTTTCCGATTTTAGGGTTTAGAATCCGATCATCATTCCGCCGTCGACTCGAAGGGTCGCTCCCGTGATCCAATCCGCTTCGTTCGAAGCGAAAAAATGAATCGCCGAAGAGATGGATTCTTCCGGATTTCTTTCGATTTTGAGAGGAATCGTTTTTAAGATGCCTTCTTTTACTTCTTCGGGAAGATTCGGTGCGAAGTCGTTTGCGATAAAACCCGAGGCCACGCAGTTCACGGTTACGTTTCTGGAAGCGAGTTCTCTCGCGGAAGATTTTGTAAGCGCCATAAGACCGGCCTTTGCGGAAGAGTAATTGGCTTGCCCTCCGTTTCCATAAAAACCGGAAACAGAACCGATATTGATGATTCGTCCCCATTCCTTTTTGATCATATATTTCGCGGCGGCTTGTGTGCCTAAAAACGCCCCCTTCAGATTTACGTCAAAAACCTGGTCCCATTTTTCTTCGCTCATTCTCAAAAGAAGATCGTCCTTGATGATTCCCGCGTTGTTGATCCAAATATCCAGACTTCCGGTTTCTTTGAACGCAAAATCCGCAAGTTCTTTGATCTGGTTTTTCTCTTTTACGTCGCAGAGTTTTCCGAGGACCTTCCCCGTTTTTAAGGATTTGAATTCTTCGATCGTTTTTTCCAGAAGAATCGGATCCACATCGGATACGACGACGTTGCCGTTTTTCGTTAAAAAATTTCTTGCCGTTACTTTTCCGATCCCTCTTGCAGAACCCGTGACTACGATTGTTTTTCCTGAAAACATAAACTCCTCCGTTTATTTATTTCGATGTCGAAATAAATGGTACTTAAAAAATGAATCTCTCTTATTTTTCAAAATTAGAATACATCCTATCCAGTAGACGGACAAAGGTTTC containing:
- a CDS encoding UDP-3-O-acyl-N-acetylglucosamine deacetylase, which codes for MQIHTALQTISELKNKRFPEIDQFPKHFVDDRFPIDVQNSYTIQKEFSVKGVSTLENQSSKIRVKPSSGSFSKFSYSQKTLELRPEYCIKGNHNIQLGEVKIIEHPIALQSAFGLYLDFELEKSSFPTFDFCDQVYLDGLENNLQKIGEVPLITVARSFAMSWEKGYCILEPDEGDRKLILDHQVSYPGSTVGNSRIRTEMTPEIFSFIASARTTAFRPGEEAEKFYQIGLAGGLKDYPFTLENVILLNEEKIFNPREKFAHEGKNYEFLAHELIDILAWIRFLEEEYKGRFVGRMTTFLFDHHKQIDIAQFVCDRNRFSEIGIKTL
- the fabG gene encoding 3-oxoacyl-ACP reductase FabG translates to MFSGKTIVVTGSARGIGKVTARNFLTKNGNVVVSDVDPILLEKTIEEFKSLKTGKVLGKLCDVKEKNQIKELADFAFKETGSLDIWINNAGIIKDDLLLRMSEEKWDQVFDVNLKGAFLGTQAAAKYMIKKEWGRIINIGSVSGFYGNGGQANYSSAKAGLMALTKSSARELASRNVTVNCVASGFIANDFAPNLPEEVKEGILKTIPLKIERNPEESISSAIHFFASNEADWITGATLRVDGGMMIGF